Proteins encoded within one genomic window of Gasterosteus aculeatus chromosome 18, fGasAcu3.hap1.1, whole genome shotgun sequence:
- the LOC120808486 gene encoding adenylate cyclase type 8-like isoform X3 → MDYALMFRFACNLSAMDPAQVEYDGLDECIPRKMLDMTSGYTKSLAPGCCLLLIRHQQMRLAEVVAMVTFSETTQVSPMELREPPCVAASLSPGLRRKKRLWQNAVKHIMIQQELSAQVGVEPASKIFVTDTYMEEINRQIRNKASRGVTKRRSSTLRVQPPQSRSSTSTHQSARGSLHEYASDADFFVDWGHTVRGVYIPSLRHTFKSRDLEKLYQQHYSCQRRNSLAISNIIDTLAKLHILVLYLAMVPEAVTDTVRGCLTGLFMVLAVALCIVVLTWKDSMSPRQLHYASLACWLSQTTQVLGGLAYGLEEDPTWYVLFALFATYTLLPLPLLWAMCAGTTTSVLHLLVEILSCYDDAVLLRKVFAKGLLYLGMNTAGLFIHYLTDHAQRQVFLETRRCIEGRLKLEQENQRQERLVLSILPRFVALEMIGDMISLEDELNPQELHKIYIHQYKDVSILFADIKGFTLLSMNLSAQDLVRTLNELFGRFDRLADEHHCLRIKILGDCYYCVSGVPEPQRAHARHCVELGLDMINTIQYMRNQLNFDMDMRIGIHSGSVLCGVLGLQKWQFDVWSWDVSIANMLEAGGIPGRIHISRATLDCLEGTYETEAGRGRDRNEFLLRHNIDTFLIVPQEENRKRCGAEPPKVQKTSQNWNPKLPFDRNAIDLNSILASFTDGSLASIWQSTSKEINKRIKHANEVQSSQIMHREHITPLTLVFKDTHIEDKFSQMRDEMFNSNLVCSFIMFLFLMAAQALIPAPRLFPAVVQFSIFLFVYTLLLLLALAEEFRSTPSSLQEVCCWIHENNSARSLLTLAAIVINFGLVSTDMVWCILADTGGADATDRTNTAPLPPTACSYPEVFILSGVIAMVTCAVFLRLNSLLKLAVLLLAMAVYSYLIHLAFLTLTRHDTLHRSHYVRIKGISIILMAMFIVAVFYNGRQWEATARLDFLWRLQAQQEVEDMKELREHNECLLHNILPVHVAQHFLDRRKNDEELYSQSYNEVGVMFAYVAGFNEYFEQKEIKHEGVDCLRLLNEIIAGFDEVK, encoded by the exons ATGGATTACGCCTTAATGTTCAGATTTGCGTGCAATTTATCTGCAATGGATCCGGCACAAGTGGAATATGACGGACTGGACGAATGTATCCCGCGGAAAATGCTGGACATGACGAGTGGAtacacaaaat CTCTCGCTCcaggctgctgcctcctcctgaTCCGACACCAACAAATGAGGTTAGCTGAGGTCGTCGCCATGGTGACCTTCTCTGAGACGACACAGGTCTCCCCCATGGAGCTGCGGGAGCCGCCCTGCGTGGCCGCGAGCCTGTCCCCCGGCCTGAGGCGGAAAAAGAGGCTCTGGCAGAACGCTGTAAAACACATCATGATCCAGCAGGAGCTCAGTGCCCAG GTGGGTGTGGAGCCAGCGAGCAAAATCTTCGTGACGGACACCTACATGGAGGAGATCAACAGGCAAATCCGCAACAAGGCGTCCCGCGGGGTCACGAAGCGCCGCTCGTCTACGCTCAGAGTGCAGCCTCCCCAGTCCcgctcctccaccagcacccATCAGAGTGCCCGGGGTTCTTTGCACGAGTACGCCAGCGATGCCGACTTCTTCGTGGACTGGGGCCACACTGTTCGTGGAGTGTACATACCCAGCCTGAGGCACACCTTTAAGTCTCGTGATTTGGAGAAACTCTACCAGCAACACTACTCATGCCAAAGACGGAACTCTCTAGCCATCAGTAATATAATCGATACCTTGGCCAAGTTGCACATATTGGTCCTGTACCTTGCAATGGTGCCCGAGGCGGTCACAGACACTGTGCGAGGCTGCCTGACGGGCCTTTTCATGGTGCTAGCGGTGGCGCTGTGCATCGTGGTGTTGACCTGGAAAGATTCCATGTCCCCGCGGCAGCTTCACTACGCTAGCCTTGCCTGCTGGTTGTCGCAGACCACGCAGGTACTGGGAGGACTGGCCTATGGACTGGAGGAAGACCCGACATGGTACGTGTTGTTTGCGTTGTTCGCCACATAcacgctgctgccgctgcctctGCTGTGGGCCATGTGCGCCGGCACCACCACCTCGGTGCTGCACCTGCTGGTGGAGATCCTGAGCTGCTACGATGACGCCGTGCTTTTGAGAAAG GTGTTTGCCAAAGGCCTGCTGTACCTTGGAATGAACACAGCCGGCTTGTTCATCCACTACCTGACAGACCACGCCCAAAGACAAGTCTTCCTGGAGACGCGACGCTGCATTGAGGGTCGCCTCAAACTCGAGCAGGAGAACCAGAGACAG GAGCGTCTGGTGCTGTCGATCCTGCCTCGTTTTGTTGCCTTGGAGATGATTGGTGACATGATCTCTTTAGAAGATGAACTTAACCCTCAAGAGTTGCACAAGATCTACATCCACCAGTACAAAGACGTCAG CATTCTTTTTGCAGACATCAAGGGCTTCACCTTGTTGTCCATGAACCTGTCGGCCCAGGACCTGGTCCGAACCTTAAACGAGCTCTTTGGACGCTTTGACCGACTCGCAGAT GAGCACCACTGCCTGCGGATAAAGATACTGGGAGACTGTTACTACTGCGTGTCAGGGGTCCCTGAGCCACAGCGTGCCCACGCCCGCCATTGTGTTGAGTTGGGCCTGGACATGATCAACACCATTCA GTATATGCGGAATCAGCTGAACTTTGACATGGACATGAGGATTGGGATCCACTCGGGCTCCGTCCTGTGTGGGGTGCTGGGCCTGCAGAAATGGCAGTTTGACGTCTGGTCCTGGGACGTGAGCATCGCCAACATGCTGGAAGCCGGAGGCATTCCAGG ACGCATCCACATCTCGAGGGCCACCCTGGACTGTCTAGAAGGCACCTACGAGACCGAAGCGGGTCGCGGCCGTGACAGGAACGAGTTCCTGCTCAGACACAACATTGACACCTTCCTCATCGTCCCTCAGGAGGAAAATAGAAAACGTTGTGGTGCCGAGCCCCCCAAAGTTCAGAAAACCAGTCAAAACTGGAACCCGAAGCTGCCTTTTGACAGAAACGCCATTGACCTGAACAGT ATCCTGGCCTCCTTTACGGACGGCTCTCTGGCCAGCATATGGCAGTCCACCTCCAAGGAGATCAACAAACGCATAAAACACGCCAACGAGGTTCAAAGCAGCCAGATTATGCACCGGGAGCACATCACCCCTCTGACCCTGGTGTTCAAAGACACGCACATCGAGGACAAG TTCTCCCAGATGAGGGATGAAATGTTCAACTCCAACCTGGTCTGCTCCTTCATCATGTTCCTCTTTCTCATGGCTGCCCAGGCCCTAATTCCTGCACCAAG GCTGTTCCCCGCTGTCGTCCAGTTTTCCATCTTCCTGTTTGTctacacgctgctgctgctgttggcccTGGCTGAAGAGTTCAGATCCACACCTTCGTCCCTGCAGGAAGTGTGCTGCTGGATCCACGAGAACAACAGCGCGCGCAGCCTCCTCACCCTCGCAGCCATCGTCATCAACTTTGGCCTGGTCTCTACGGACATG GTGTGGTGCATTCTTGCAGACACAGGGGGGGCCGACGCGACGGACAGAACCAACACAGCCCCGCTTCCACCCACCGCCTGCTCTTACCCGGAG GTCTTTATATTGAGTGGCGTAATCGCCATGGTGACTTGTGCCGTGTTCCTGCGTCTAAACTCTCTGCTGAAGCTGGCGGTGTTGCTGCTGGCGATGGCCGTCTACTCCTACCTCATCCACCTGGCCTTCCTCACGCTAACACGCCATGATACACTGCACAG ATCTCACTATGTCAGGATAAAAGGAATCTCCATCATTCTCATGGCCATGTTTATTGTTGCTGTCTTCTACAATGGACGGCAG TGGGAGGCCACCGCCAGACTGGACTTCCTGTGGCGTCTACAGGcccaacaggaagtggaggacaTGAAAGAACTGCGGGAGCACAACGAGTGTCTTTTACACAACATCCTGCCGGTGCATGTGGCGCAACATTTTCTGGACCGGAGGAAGAATGATGAG